The DNA sequence ATGGCATCACCGGGCACATTGAGTTCCTTGGGGCAGACCTCTGCACACTTACCGCAGGTTGTACAGCAGTACAGCCCTTTATCCACGCCCTCCTGTGCCCTGTCGCCAGTGTCACGGGGGTCGAAGGCGAATTTGGACAGGTACCTCATGAAGTAGGGCCCGGCGTACTCTGAACTCTCCTTTATAACAGGGCAGGAGCTTATACAGGAGAAGCATTCAATACATCCCCTGAGCTTCTTGGAGTCCAGGTAATCCTCTGGTCTGATCCTCTGGATTCCCTCAGAGGATGCCTGGAGGTATAACTGCATTGACTTTACCTTCTCCTCTATTTCTCCACGATCGACCATGAGGTCCTTTATAACGGGGAGGTCGATGGGTTCTATGATGGCACCATCCTCCACCTCAGCGCGGCATGCCAGCACAACTTCTCCATTCATCTTAACAGCACATGAACCGCACTGCCCTGCCCTGCAGGAGCTTCTGAATGCAATATTGGCTCCGTGAATTTTATTTATTAGTTGAAGGGCGTCAAGGACCTTCATCTTTTCCTTTGAGGGTATTTCATAACTTTCAAGGTGTGGTTTCTCATCTACACCCGGCTCAAATCTTAAAACCCTAATATTTATCATTTCCATCTCCATGCTGACTCATATGAAAAACTTCAGAATGAACTGAATTTTAATTGTTTATCAACACATATTAAGGTTTGTGATTTTAACTGATAATCTTTTAAACAATACAGACATATGTATTCTGGAAGTGCTCCGGGACTGCGCGTGCTGCTGAGTGGTATCTTCATAGTGGTTATCAGCAGTTCAGCACTCAACATAAAATCAAACACCGGAGTCCATCAACAGTTAAAGAGATTTTGTGAAGAATATCATATGGGTTCCTCAGATTGGCGGGATCAGGTTTATACCATCATTAAGGTGATTTAATGGAACTGGAGGATATACTTAACGCCAGAGAGGGCGATAAACTGTTCTTACTTGGAAACGAGGCTACTGTGAGGGCAGCGATAGAGTCAGGGGTGGGGGTTGCAAGCACCTACCCTGGAACACCATCATCGGAGATAGGCAATGTGCTCTCAGGGATCGCAAAGAGGGCAGGAATGTACTTTGAATTCTCTGTGAATGAAAAGGTGGCCCTGGAGGTTGCTGCAGCTGCAGCTGCCTCAGGTGTCAGATCATTCACCTTCATGAAACACGTCGGCCTTAACGTGGCCTCTGACTCCTTCATGAGCACAGCCTACACAGGTGTGAGGGCTGGCATGGTGGTTCTCACAGCCGACGACCCATCCATGTTCTCTTCCCAGAACGAGCAGGACAACAGACACTACGCCCGCCTCGCATGCCTCCCTCTCCTGGAACCATCAGATCCCCAGGAGGTACTGGAATTCATGAACCATGCCTTTGAACTATCAGAGGATTACGGCCTGCCGGTCCTCCTGAGGACAACAACTAGGGTATCCCACATGAGGGGAGTGGTTGAGGTGGGCAGCAGGATGCGTGAACCTTCAGAGGGGTTCTTCAGGAAGGACCCGGAACGATTTGTACCGGTACCTGCCACCGCGAGGGTGATGCACAGGAAACTTGTTGATAAGATGAAGGAACTGAGGATACGTGCAGATGAATCAGAACTCAACAGAGTATTCAATGGGGGCAGTGATTCAGAACTCGGGGTAGTGGCCTCAGGCGGGGCCTTCAACTATGTATACGATGCTCTTGAATCCCTTGGTCTTGAATTACCAGTACTCAAACTTGGATTCACGTATCCATTCCCTGCAGGACTCGTGGAGGAGTTCCTCTCAGGCCTTAAACGTGTTCTGGTTGTTGAGGAGGTTGACCCCATAATGGAGAGGGAGGTCCTTGCAGTAGCGGGATCCGCCCGCCTGGACCTTGATGTCCATGGAAAACTTGATGGCACACTCCCTGAGATATACGAGTACAATGAGGACATACTCAGAAAAGCAATATCAGGGCTTACAGGCGCACCATCAGTTGAAAGGGAATGTGATGTCCCGGATATACCTGAAAGACCTCCTTCACTCTGTCCGGGATGTCCGCACAGGGCTGTCTATTACGCCGTGAGGAGGGCTGCTGATGAACTGGAACTCTCAGGGGATGAGATAATATTCCCGACAGATATAGGTTGTTACACCCTTGGAATAGAGCCTCCATACTCTGCAGCCGATTACCTCCTGAGCATGGGATCCAGCATAGGAACCTCCTGTGGATTCTCAGCCGCGACCACCCAGAGGATAGTCTCCTTCATAGGTGACTCCACATTCTTCCATGCAGGCATACCCCCACTCATAAATGCTGTGCACAACAAGCAGAGATTTGTGCTGGTTGTCCTCGATAACAGGACAACGGCCATGACGGGTGGTCAGCCACACCCGGGCCTGCCTGTAGATGGGATGGGTGATGAGGCCCCTGAGATCTCCATTGAGGAAATAGTGAGGGCCTCTGGAGTTGAATTTGTGGAGACGGTGAACCCCATGAACATAAAAAGAACATCAGAAACAGTTAAACGGGCCCTGGAACATGAATCCGTGGCTGTGGTGATCTCAAAGTATCCGTGCATGCTCTCCTCTGGAGCGGTCCGGGGGAGGCCAATGGCTGTTGATGGGGAGAAATGTGATCTCTGTCTGGAATGCATCAGGGACCTTGCCTGCCCTGCGATGGTGACCCGTGAGGGGGAGGTGTTCATAGACCCTCTAAAGTGCAGGGGATGCAGTGTATGCCTCCAGATATGTCCCGCAGGAGCAATAAAACCGGAGGGAAAAGGATGAACTACAATATTTACGTCTGTGGCGTGGGCGGCCAGGGCATAATAAAGACCTCGGTCATAATCGGCGAGGCTGCAATGAAAAAGGACATCAACGTCGTTATGAGTGAAATACACGGGATGGCCCAGAGGGGAGGGTCGGTCTCAACTGAGATAAGGATTGGTGAAGTCCATGGATCCATCATCCCCGATGGAGAAGCCGATCTTGTGCTGGCCTTCGAACCACTTGAGGCCATCAGGGCCCTTCCAAAGATGTCTGAAGAATCAGAGGTCATCCTGAACACGTCAGTGATACCACCCTTCAACCTCATGAGGAGCCCGCACCCCTACCCGCCACTTGATGAGATCATGTCAACCCTTGAGGAGAGGGCAGGGAGTGTCAGGGGATTCAATGCAGAGGAAATTGCCCTGAAGGCAGGTCACATACTCTCCCTCAACATGGTGATGCTTGGAGCTGCAGCAGCCACCCCGGGATTCCCTCTCGAATCGGAGTCACTGATCAGTTCCATGAGGGATAACCTGCCATCCAGACTGATTGATGTGAATCTGAGGGCATTCAGGGATGGATTCGGGGCTGCAGCTGAGTCCTGAGATGCTGTTAGAATGAGTGTCAGTGTCTGATGCTTCTGAGAGGGGTTTTAGAGGATGAGGATGTCATCCGAGGACAGGACGGGTATACCTGCATCCTCAAGGGCCCTTATGCCCTCATCCACATCCTCTGTCCTTATGACCACAACGGCCTTTTCACCCTTCTTCTCAACGAAGGCATAGATGTATTCAACATTTATGTCATGGTCTGTGAGGACTCCAAGTATTCCATCAAGGCCGCCTGGTTCATCCGGGACCTCCACGGCTATCACATCGTTGACCCTCACAACGAAGTTTCTCTCCTCAAGGGCCCTCCTGGCCAGTTCAGGGTCGGAGACTATCATCCTGAGTATTCCGAACTCGGATGTGTCTGCAATTGAAAGTGCCCTGATGTTGATGCCTGCCTCTGAGAGGGCGTGGATGGCATTCTTCAATCTTCCCTTTCTGTTTTCAAGGAATACAGATATCTGTTTCAGTTTCATTCAAAACACCTCTTAGCCTTCATTCAATCCATTAACCCTTTCTCGGGTCTTCAGTCGAATTTCCTCTTATCTATGACCCTGATGGCCTTACCCTCACTCCTGGGAAGACTTCCGGGCTCCACAAGTGTCACGTTAACCCTGAGGCCTATCTCACTGTGTATATGCTTCTCTATCATCCTCTTGGCCTCTTCAACGTGTTTAACCTCATCTGAGAAGAGCTCGGGGGATGCCTCCACCTGGACCTCAAGTTCATCAAGGAACTCTGGCCTTGTTACAACTATCTGGTAGTGGGGTTCCAGTCCCTTTATCTTGAGGAGGGCCCTCTCTATCTGTGATGGGAACACTATAACGCCACGGATCTTGAGCATATCGTCGCTTCTACCTGTTATCCTGTCCATCCTTACAAGGGTGCGGCCGCATCCACATTCACCATCTCTGAGGGCTGTTATATCCTTGGTTCTGAACCTAAGGACTGGCATGCCCTCCCTCGTGAGTGTTGTAAGGACGAGTTCCCCCTTTGTTCCATTGGGGAGTTTCTCCCCGGTTTTGGGGTCTATTATCTCGGGGTAGAAGTGGTCCTCTGCAATGTGGAGTCCGTTCTTCTCTGTGCACTCCATCGCGACTCCGGGACCTATTATCTCTGTCAGGCCGTAGATGTTAAGGGCTGTGAGGCCCAGCCTCGCCTCTATGGTTTCCCTCATCTCCTCGGTCCACATCTCTGCACCGAATATCCCTGATTTCAGGTTCAGTTCACCGATATCCACACCCTCCTTCTCAAGGACCTCTGCAAGGTAGAGTGCATAGGATGGTGTGCATGTTATCACTGTGGTGCCAAAGTCCTGCATTATCTCAATCTGGCGCTTCGTGTTACCTGCTGAGATGGGGATCACCGTGGCCCCGATTTTCTGGGCACCGTAGTGCACACCCAGACCTCCTGTGAAGAGTCCGTAGCCGTAGCAGTTCTGTATGCGGTCCTTCCTGGTGGCCATGCCCATTGTCAGGGCCCTTGCCATCACCTCAGACCATATTTCAAGGTCCCTGCTGGTGTAACCTGATACAACGGGTTTACCTGTTGTCCCTGATGATGTATGCACCTCCACTATCTCCTCGTCGGGTACCGCGAACATACCGAAGGGGTAGGCCTCCCTGAGGTCATTCTTTGTGGTGAATGGTAGCTTCTCTATGTCATCAAGGGTTTCTATATCCTCGGGGAATACTCCTGCATCTCTCAGACGCTTATTGTAGTAGGGCACGTTTTCGTAGGCTCTTTTGACTGTATTCTGGAGCCTCCTGAGCTGTAATTCCTGTTTTTCTTCCTGACTCATACATTCGGCTTCAGGGTTCCATATCATTTCGATCTCCTTCGATGAGCTTTCTTGTTTTTTCTGTCTCTAAAGACTTATATGTTAACTGTCATTATCATTAATTATAATTTGATGGATTTAAAGGAGGATGTTGAATGGATCTTTTAGTACTCGGTATCGTCGTTCTCATCTACTTCCTTCTTGTGGGCTACGTTGGATACGTGGCATGGAGAAGGACGGAGACCTCAGAGGACTACATGGTGGCCGGTAGAAGGACCCACCCCTACATCATGGCCATGAGCTATGGAGCCACCTTCATAAGTACGGCGGCCATCGTCGGCTTCGGTGGAATGGCAGGTGTCTTCGGGATGGGTATACTCTGGCTCGTGTTTCTCAACATACTTGTAGGTATATTCATTGCATTCGTGTTTTTTGGTAAGCGCACAATGAAGATGGGCCACAACATGTCGGCCCTCACATTCCCGGAATTCCTGGGGAGGAGATTTAACAGCAGATTCCTTCAGTACTTTGGTGGGGCCATAATCTTTCTTGGAATGCCCCTGTATGCATCCGTTGTCCTGATAGGTGCTGCAAGGTTCATTGAAACAACCCTTGGCCTGGACTTCAGCATCGCCCTGATACTGATGGCTGTCATAGTGGCTGTTTATGTTGTTCTTGGAGGTATAAGGGGTGTTATGTACACCGACGCCCTTCAGGGCACCATAATGTTCCTTGGAATGATATTCCTTGTTGTATCGACCTACTACCTTCTTGGCGGAGTTGTGGACGCTCATCAGGCACTCACAAACATTTCACACCTCATACCCGCCAAGGCCAGGGCAATAGGGGCAACTGGCTGGACCAGCATGCCTTTATATGGTAGCCCCTACTGGTGGACGCTCCTCTCAACAATAATCCTTGGTGTTGGTGTGGGTGTCCTTGCACAGCCCCAGCTCATAGTGAGGTTCATGACCGTGAAATCCAACAGGGAGCTCAACAGAGGTGTTCTAATAGGTGCACTCTTCATATTCGTGATGACCTGGAGCGCCTACGTCGTTGGGGCACTTTCGAATGTCTACTTCTTCAGGAAGATGGGCATGATAGCGGTGCAGGCTGCTGGTGGAAACGCAGATAAGATAATACCTTTCTTCATAAAGTCTGCCATGCCCGAGTGGTTCTCGTACATCTTCATGCTGACGCTGCTCTCAGCAGCCATGTCAACACTCAGTGCCCAGTTCCATGTCCAGGGGACTGCCATAGGTAGGGACGTCTATGAGACAGTAAGAAGGAGGAAGGGTGATAGATCCGTCCTCATCACAAGGGGAGGCATAATAATAGCGGTACTTATAGCGGTGGTCCTCGGCTACCTGCTACCAGGAAGCATAGTTGCACAGGGAACAGCCCTTTTCTTCGGGATATGTGCAGCATCCTTCCTTTCGGTCTATGTTGCAGCCATATTCTGGAAGAGGGCCACAAGGCAGGGTGCGATAGCCGGGATGGTTTCAGGAGCCATTGTAAGTCTGTTCTGGCTACTTTTCGAATACAAGAAGACTGCGGAGGCCCTTGGAATCGCCAAGGCACTCTTCGGGGGCCCGGTTATAGCATCGATGCCATGGCCGGTGGTGGACCCGATACTGGTGGGTGTGCCGGTCTCAGCCATCTTCATGGTGGCTGTCAGCCTTCTTACGGAACCACCCTCTGATGAGCACATCCAGAAATGTTTTAACGGAGTTTAGTGGAGGTCAAGCATGGTACTTGGAATACCTGACCCATGGGTATGGGGCGCATATATCCTCTGCATCCTGATAACAGTCTTCTGCGTTATCTACGGCCTGGTGAACTGGAACCGGGGCGGTGAAGATGAGGAAGAACAGATAATGGAAGAACTCAGGTGGGAGGAAGAGGAGAAAAGGATGGAAGAGGATGAACTTGGTCTTTAAGAGGGATCTTCTCCATCTAATCCTTTAATTTTTTTCACCAGGATCTCAGGTTAAACAACAAAGCATGAGAATCCACAGCCCTGAAATTTTTGTTTAAAAATCAGGCCTCTGTGAAGGGCCATGTTAGTTTTTATGTGTGGTCTGTTTTGTTGCATGACTTCAGAGTGGTAGAGAATCAGCTGATGTTTGGGACTAAAAAAATAAAAATAAAAAAATCAGGGTTTATCAGAAAAGACCGCTTTCTTCCAGCTTGCTTTCCATCCAGTGAGCTCTCTTATCCATCTTCTCCTTGACGAGAACCGTGATAATGAAGGTTGCCACAGGGAAGAGGCTGAGAACTGCAATGTTCGTCCAGTAGATGCTCCAGATCACACCACCAACAACCTCCCTCAGGGCGCCAACAGCGTAGGTGAGGGGGAGGTAGGGATGTATCGCCTGGAAAAATGGGGGTAGCAGTTCCACAGGGAATATACCGCCGGTACCGGTAATCTGGAGTACAAGAATTATTATTGATAGGGCCTTACCGGCGTTTCCCAGGGCAGAGGTCAGTGAATATATTATGAGCATGGAGCATACGCTCACATAGATGGATGTGAGCAGCAGTAGCATGCTTCCCGTGGTCTGCACCCTCAGAAACATTGCACCAGCAACAACAACGAGGGCCTGGAATACTGCTATTATTATGAAGAGGCCCATCCTGCCGAAGTAGACCTGGATGCTACTGTAGTCACCGTACTTCACCCTCATGCTTATCATTGCAACTGCGATTATACCGCCTATCCACAGGGATATGGGTATGTAAAATGGTGCCAGTGCAGATCCATAGTTCTTCACGGGATAGATGTGCTCTTTCTCCATCCTCACAGGGCTCCTGAAGTACTCCCTCACAGCGGAGGGATCAATGTCAGCCAGCTTAACGAGGCTGTTGAGGTCATCATCGCTGATCATGTTCAGCTTTCTGCTGGCATCCTGGATGGCTGACCTCATGGTCGGCCATCTGGCGTTTGCAATACCTAGCTTCGCTGAAGCATCCTGCATTGCAGCGTCTATCTCGTCCCTGCTGTCCATGAGTTTGTTGAGGGCGCTGTCCATCCTGTCGATGGAGGCCTTAAGCTTCACAATCCTGTCAGTGGTACCCTTTGTTTTGAGATCAGATTCAATTGTCTGCAGTATCCCGAGAACTGAACTGGCCTTCTCTATATTTGTATCAATCTGGTCAATGGCTGTTTTCAGTTTCGGGTCTCCTGTGGCGGAGTAAAGGCTGGCAAGAACCGCCCGGAGATATTTCATTGAGGTTATTGCCTCTGATAGGTGTGACTCCATGCTCTGGACCGTT is a window from the Methanothermobacter thermautotrophicus str. Delta H genome containing:
- the iorA gene encoding indolepyruvate ferredoxin oxidoreductase subunit alpha produces the protein MELEDILNAREGDKLFLLGNEATVRAAIESGVGVASTYPGTPSSEIGNVLSGIAKRAGMYFEFSVNEKVALEVAAAAAASGVRSFTFMKHVGLNVASDSFMSTAYTGVRAGMVVLTADDPSMFSSQNEQDNRHYARLACLPLLEPSDPQEVLEFMNHAFELSEDYGLPVLLRTTTRVSHMRGVVEVGSRMREPSEGFFRKDPERFVPVPATARVMHRKLVDKMKELRIRADESELNRVFNGGSDSELGVVASGGAFNYVYDALESLGLELPVLKLGFTYPFPAGLVEEFLSGLKRVLVVEEVDPIMEREVLAVAGSARLDLDVHGKLDGTLPEIYEYNEDILRKAISGLTGAPSVERECDVPDIPERPPSLCPGCPHRAVYYAVRRAADELELSGDEIIFPTDIGCYTLGIEPPYSAADYLLSMGSSIGTSCGFSAATTQRIVSFIGDSTFFHAGIPPLINAVHNKQRFVLVVLDNRTTAMTGGQPHPGLPVDGMGDEAPEISIEEIVRASGVEFVETVNPMNIKRTSETVKRALEHESVAVVISKYPCMLSSGAVRGRPMAVDGEKCDLCLECIRDLACPAMVTREGEVFIDPLKCRGCSVCLQICPAGAIKPEGKG
- the iorB gene encoding indolepyruvate ferredoxin oxidoreductase subunit beta; protein product: MNYNIYVCGVGGQGIIKTSVIIGEAAMKKDINVVMSEIHGMAQRGGSVSTEIRIGEVHGSIIPDGEADLVLAFEPLEAIRALPKMSEESEVILNTSVIPPFNLMRSPHPYPPLDEIMSTLEERAGSVRGFNAEEIALKAGHILSLNMVMLGAAAATPGFPLESESLISSMRDNLPSRLIDVNLRAFRDGFGAAAES
- a CDS encoding ACT domain-containing protein, with translation MKLKQISVFLENRKGRLKNAIHALSEAGINIRALSIADTSEFGILRMIVSDPELARRALEERNFVVRVNDVIAVEVPDEPGGLDGILGVLTDHDINVEYIYAFVEKKGEKAVVVIRTEDVDEGIRALEDAGIPVLSSDDILIL
- a CDS encoding phenylacetate--CoA ligase encodes the protein MIWNPEAECMSQEEKQELQLRRLQNTVKRAYENVPYYNKRLRDAGVFPEDIETLDDIEKLPFTTKNDLREAYPFGMFAVPDEEIVEVHTSSGTTGKPVVSGYTSRDLEIWSEVMARALTMGMATRKDRIQNCYGYGLFTGGLGVHYGAQKIGATVIPISAGNTKRQIEIMQDFGTTVITCTPSYALYLAEVLEKEGVDIGELNLKSGIFGAEMWTEEMRETIEARLGLTALNIYGLTEIIGPGVAMECTEKNGLHIAEDHFYPEIIDPKTGEKLPNGTKGELVLTTLTREGMPVLRFRTKDITALRDGECGCGRTLVRMDRITGRSDDMLKIRGVIVFPSQIERALLKIKGLEPHYQIVVTRPEFLDELEVQVEASPELFSDEVKHVEEAKRMIEKHIHSEIGLRVNVTLVEPGSLPRSEGKAIRVIDKRKFD
- a CDS encoding sodium:solute symporter family protein encodes the protein MDLLVLGIVVLIYFLLVGYVGYVAWRRTETSEDYMVAGRRTHPYIMAMSYGATFISTAAIVGFGGMAGVFGMGILWLVFLNILVGIFIAFVFFGKRTMKMGHNMSALTFPEFLGRRFNSRFLQYFGGAIIFLGMPLYASVVLIGAARFIETTLGLDFSIALILMAVIVAVYVVLGGIRGVMYTDALQGTIMFLGMIFLVVSTYYLLGGVVDAHQALTNISHLIPAKARAIGATGWTSMPLYGSPYWWTLLSTIILGVGVGVLAQPQLIVRFMTVKSNRELNRGVLIGALFIFVMTWSAYVVGALSNVYFFRKMGMIAVQAAGGNADKIIPFFIKSAMPEWFSYIFMLTLLSAAMSTLSAQFHVQGTAIGRDVYETVRRRKGDRSVLITRGGIIIAVLIAVVLGYLLPGSIVAQGTALFFGICAASFLSVYVAAIFWKRATRQGAIAGMVSGAIVSLFWLLFEYKKTAEALGIAKALFGGPVIASMPWPVVDPILVGVPVSAIFMVAVSLLTEPPSDEHIQKCFNGV
- a CDS encoding symporter small accessory protein translates to MVLGIPDPWVWGAYILCILITVFCVIYGLVNWNRGGEDEEEQIMEELRWEEEEKRMEEDELGL
- a CDS encoding YhgE/Pip domain-containing protein encodes the protein MRKALEIFWKDMKTVKNSPVVLFVIAVIICIPALYAVFNIQATLDPYSRTSSIEVAVVNEDMGADFNGTHLNVGAEFVSELRKNRNFDWQFVDRSDAMDGLRKGKYYAVLIIPGNFSSDLLSIKNGTPRQASIKYMVNDKLNPVAPRITNAGADALQAKINSEVVKTIDGIVFGKISEAGELARANRDDILRTKRFVNELNGNLGKIDETLSTANSDLEKGQNLWSSLKTDLPEIRDNANFVKEKYSLLESYIGKDPAKALSTVQSMESHLSEAITSMKYLRAVLASLYSATGDPKLKTAIDQIDTNIEKASSVLGILQTIESDLKTKGTTDRIVKLKASIDRMDSALNKLMDSRDEIDAAMQDASAKLGIANARWPTMRSAIQDASRKLNMISDDDLNSLVKLADIDPSAVREYFRSPVRMEKEHIYPVKNYGSALAPFYIPISLWIGGIIAVAMISMRVKYGDYSSIQVYFGRMGLFIIIAVFQALVVVAGAMFLRVQTTGSMLLLLTSIYVSVCSMLIIYSLTSALGNAGKALSIIILVLQITGTGGIFPVELLPPFFQAIHPYLPLTYAVGALREVVGGVIWSIYWTNIAVLSLFPVATFIITVLVKEKMDKRAHWMESKLEESGLF